The Vigna unguiculata cultivar IT97K-499-35 chromosome 6, ASM411807v1, whole genome shotgun sequence genome contains a region encoding:
- the LOC114189215 gene encoding 28 kDa heat- and acid-stable phosphoprotein isoform X2, protein MGRGKYKSKPTGRRQFSTPEDLLAGTSNRPRTFKQKEAEHVEEESEEASGDESGEESEEESSKKKGTQGIIEIENPNLVKPKSVKARDVDVGKTTELSRREREELEKQRAHERYMRLQEQGKTEQAKKDLERLALIRQQRAEAAKKREEEKAAKEQKKAEARK, encoded by the exons ATGGGAAGAGGAAAATACAAAAGCAAGCCCACCGGTCGCCGCCAGTTCTCCACCCCGGAAGATCTCC TTGCTGGAACCTCTAACCGGCCTCGAACTTTTAAACAG AAAGAAGCTGAACACGTAGAGGAAGAATCTGAGGAAGCATCTGGGGATGAATCTGGAGAAGAATCTGAAGAAGAATCTTCG AAGAAAAAAGGAACCCAAGGGATTATTGAGATTGAAAATCCTAACTTGGTAAAGCCAAAGAGTGTGAAGGCCAGAGATGTTGAT GTAGGAAAAACAACAGAACTTTCAAGGCGTGAAAG AGAGGAGCTGGAGAAACAGAGAGCCCATGAGCGCTACATGAGGCTGCAAGAGCAAGGGAAAACAGAACAAGCAAAGAAAGATTTAG AACGTTTAGCTCTTATACGTCAGCAAAGGGCAGAGGCTGctaaaaagagagaagaagagaaagctG CTAAAGAGCAGAAGAAGGCTGAAGCGCGCAAGTAG
- the LOC114189215 gene encoding 28 kDa heat- and acid-stable phosphoprotein isoform X1, translating to MGRGKYKSKPTGRRQFSTPEDLLAGTSNRPRTFKQKEAEHVEEESEEASGDESGEESEEESSKKKGTQGIIEIENPNLVKPKSVKARDVDVSSIFRFQSSYRHLFRSWKDNAIFLWIQVGKTTELSRREREELEKQRAHERYMRLQEQGKTEQAKKDLERLALIRQQRAEAAKKREEEKAAKEQKKAEARK from the exons ATGGGAAGAGGAAAATACAAAAGCAAGCCCACCGGTCGCCGCCAGTTCTCCACCCCGGAAGATCTCC TTGCTGGAACCTCTAACCGGCCTCGAACTTTTAAACAG AAAGAAGCTGAACACGTAGAGGAAGAATCTGAGGAAGCATCTGGGGATGAATCTGGAGAAGAATCTGAAGAAGAATCTTCG AAGAAAAAAGGAACCCAAGGGATTATTGAGATTGAAAATCCTAACTTGGTAAAGCCAAAGAGTGTGAAGGCCAGAGATGTTGATGTGAGTTCAATTTTCCGTTTTCAGTCTTCATATAGACATCTTTTTAGAAGTTGGAAGGATAATGCTATTTTCTTGTGGATACAGGTAGGAAAAACAACAGAACTTTCAAGGCGTGAAAG AGAGGAGCTGGAGAAACAGAGAGCCCATGAGCGCTACATGAGGCTGCAAGAGCAAGGGAAAACAGAACAAGCAAAGAAAGATTTAG AACGTTTAGCTCTTATACGTCAGCAAAGGGCAGAGGCTGctaaaaagagagaagaagagaaagctG CTAAAGAGCAGAAGAAGGCTGAAGCGCGCAAGTAG
- the LOC114187333 gene encoding uncharacterized protein LOC114187333: MKKGVHPQKQWISYVTQTGRLMHVMMTKIHPVGKVYHFRAKRQMAESLGQIAKFRRRFGLENQAANEK; this comes from the coding sequence atgaaaaaggGTGTTCATCCACAGAAGCAATGGATATCCTACGTTACACAAACGGGTAGGTTGATGCATGTGATGATGACAAAGATACACCCTGTTGGAAAAGTCTACCACTTCCGGGCTAAGCGTCAAATGGCCGAGAGTTTAGGACAGATTGCCAAGTTCAGACGCCGCTTTGGTCTAGAAAATCAAGCGGCcaatgaaaaataa